A stretch of DNA from Bacteroidota bacterium:
AATGCACATACCTTGATCTAGACGTGTTTGATATGAATGCTAAAGAATTATTCTTGGTAGTAGCAAGAAATGAAGCCTCCGTACCAACAGTGCTGCCTGGCGAAACATGCTTTTTTCCAAATCAAGGAATCAACCTTTGGGAGGCAGATGAGCAATATGATCGGAAAGGTGGCTTCAAAAGGCTAGTGTATGGGCAGGTAGGTGTTGAGTTGCCGGAAGGGTCACAAGTAGATGCCTAACAAGTACATCATGTCGCCCTGCGGGCTGGGACGCCTGGCTTCGCCAGCCGCCCCATATGTTTTGCGTTAGGCGGCACTATGGGCGTTGTCTCAAGCATTCTGGTGGCGTTAAGACGTTTTGGTAGTCCGACGCATAGATCAGCCCTGCGGCGACTGGATGACTTTCTGGAAAACAAGCGCGTACTGGAGCGCCGGATGGATGGGGATCGCCTCGTGGCTACTGTGGAGCCAATCCCCGAACAGGTGGAACCTCTATCTGAGGCGGCCGCGAGATCGATTCTGGAAAATGCTGCTCTAATTTCGCAGTTCATGATTCAGTTTGGCACAACCGAGAGTGAGCGATGGAGTATTCGGGAATTGAATGTCGCATATGCGGCGTGGGTCGCTTCTATTGAAAGGAAGGGGTACACCGATGAGATCGTGGTTGAAATACTTGGCGCTGCTTTCGGGCAAAGGTGTGTGGAGCAGTTCGGAATGCGGTGGGTAAAAATTACTGATGAAGACGGAACTGCGTTAGCTATACAGGGAATCGAGAAAGACTACCGGGCATTCCCCTACGATGCGATATCGAAACGTATAGCGGATGGTGAGCACGGTTTCTTCTTGCCAATCTTCGCTAGCATCCGTGATGCATCAGAGCAAGATTGGCGTCCAACTGGGGGGGGCTAGGTATTCAGGAGGCACAGACGGAGTGGAGCCAAACGATGTGTCGAGGGAGTGCACAGTTGGTCAGACCCACTTCCTGTGAGGCCAGCGCGGTGCCACCTAACAATGGGATGGAGCGGGCAGTCCTTAGTGTCACTGTTCTTTCAAGCGGGAAGAGCAAGGTCAGCGCCACTCTACGGTTTGCCGCTCATCCCCGGCGTTAGGCGGAATAAGGTTGTCAAATATTTTTGTAGTGTGCCGTTTCTATGTGCTATTTCTTGCACTCGCTGGCTTTTTATTTGGGCAACTATTCAATGGTAACTTTGAGTGGGGCGCTACTGTAGCTGGAGGATCAGGGTTTTTGGTGGCTGTACTTGCTAGCTTTAGATTCCAGGCGATCCACAACCACAGATATATAGTGGCAGGTTTGTGCGTATTGAGTGTTTCGGGAGTCGTCTTGAACGCAGCGAACTACTACGAAAACTACAATGTACCCGGTAGCTACTACGCATGGTTTTTGATCGGCCCATTTATCGGAGCATTGGTTTTTATGGCTAGTTTCGTATTTTTTAAGATGCCGCCTAACAAGTCAAGTAAATCGGACGGCGATGGCGCCGCCGCTTCTTGAAGCGTTAAGGGTGTCATATGAGTGACGAGAAGGATAAAGGGGTCGGAAAGCAAGAAGCGTCAGAAAATAGTGATCTTGGCAAGAAGAAAGAGGACTTTCTGACTAACCTGAGTGCTCGTGAAGCGGAGGTGCTGCGAAGCAGGCTAGGCATAGACCCAAGTGCCCAAAACACGCTAGAAGTTGTTAGAGAGCAGTTCGAAGTTACGAGGGAAAAGATTAGAGCGATTGAAGAGAAAGCTCTCCGTAGATTAAAAGGGAATGACAATGAAGATCCGGATGGCAAGGGCCCTGAAGCCGGCTGAACCCTTAACAAACAAAGGCAGCATCGCCCCTTGGGCTGGGCGCGCTGGCGCGCGCCGCTGCTTTGTGCGTTGGGCATGAAATGATGGGCCCTGATCCACAACGAATCGTGGCTAGAGGCATCTGGATGTATGACGGCACCGTACCGTGCGAGATTGTCATTCAGAAGGAAGACGTGTGGCCCGCATTCGATGATCCCG
This window harbors:
- a CDS encoding DUF3806 domain-containing protein, with translation MALRRFGSPTHRSALRRLDDFLENKRVLERRMDGDRLVATVEPIPEQVEPLSEAAARSILENAALISQFMIQFGTTESERWSIRELNVAYAAWVASIERKGYTDEIVVEILGAAFGQRCVEQFGMRWVKITDEDGTALAIQGIEKDYRAFPYDAISKRIADGEHGFFLPIFASIRDASEQDWRPTGGG
- a CDS encoding sigma factor-like helix-turn-helix DNA-binding protein; this encodes MSDEKDKGVGKQEASENSDLGKKKEDFLTNLSAREAEVLRSRLGIDPSAQNTLEVVREQFEVTREKIRAIEEKALRRLKGNDNEDPDGKGPEAG